The Candidatus Binatota bacterium genome contains a region encoding:
- a CDS encoding HAD family phosphatase yields MAAGLSRSTQGKGMLGAVIFDFDGVIADDEGLHLAGFRHALLSLGMEISDEDYYQRYVGYDDRDGFTVIFRDRGVSLDEEALLRLMADKAAEFERLAAGGARLFDGVEELISALAEAGVPLAIGSGALGNEIRMVLAQSGLASRFEVIVSAEDVSAGKPDPETYDRARRLLQQGAGREAGAGIAAENCVVIEDTTAGLVSARSAGMHTLAVTNTFAAASLDADLVVDSLADVSVETLRGLLDRAGDKRRG; encoded by the coding sequence GTGGCCGCCGGGCTGAGCAGGAGTACGCAGGGCAAGGGCATGCTGGGCGCTGTTATTTTTGATTTCGACGGGGTGATTGCCGACGACGAGGGACTGCACCTGGCTGGCTTCAGGCACGCCCTGTTGTCGCTGGGCATGGAAATCAGCGACGAGGATTATTACCAACGCTACGTGGGCTACGACGACCGCGACGGCTTCACCGTGATCTTCCGTGATAGGGGAGTGAGCCTGGACGAAGAAGCCCTGCTCAGATTGATGGCCGATAAGGCCGCCGAGTTTGAGCGCCTGGCGGCGGGCGGCGCTCGCCTCTTTGATGGTGTCGAAGAGCTTATCTCTGCCCTGGCCGAAGCGGGCGTGCCCCTGGCCATCGGCTCGGGAGCGCTTGGTAACGAAATACGGATGGTGCTGGCGCAGTCCGGGTTGGCCAGTCGCTTTGAGGTCATCGTGTCAGCCGAGGACGTATCGGCGGGCAAGCCCGACCCGGAGACCTACGACAGGGCCCGGCGCTTGTTGCAGCAGGGGGCTGGTCGCGAGGCCGGCGCTGGCATAGCGGCCGAGAATTGCGTGGTCATAGAAGACACGACGGCCGGCCTGGTCTCGGCCCGCTCAGCCGGTATGCATACGCTGGCGGTGACCAACACCTTTGCGGCCGCGAGCCTGGACGCCGACCTGGTGGTCGACAGCCTGGCCGACGTCAGCGTTGAGACCCTGCGTGGCTTGCTGGACAGGGCGGGAGACAAGAGGCGTGGGTAA
- the sppA gene encoding signal peptide peptidase SppA — MRIKKRWIVLGLLALAVFVLLRDSEPDVPRGSYLVIDLEGTYAELPPGRDALDRLLDDRPAFLDLLATLRKARHDERIDGVLLRVQDTQLGWAQAQEIRTSLAGLQDAGKKVVSLLDSGSFGSNREYFIASAADELYLPPGSSAMLNGMAAHFVFLGGVWEKIDIDMEVEQIREYKSMGDMIGRRGMSAAHREAADFLLDDLYGQFGVSIALSRGLEPGELPAVVDACPASPEAFMDSGLADGVRHMDQLRENPADGPSPPLVYEEDYRRVSASSLGLGGGERVAVIHAAGNIVNGESRAGGATGASVGADTLARAFDEALADGVKAIVLRVDSPGGSAQASDQVWRLVRAASRTTPVVASLGNIAGSGGYYMASGADRVLAQGMSITGSIGVVLFKPNVAGLLGRLGIGSETLTRGRYAGLMDISKGFDRAELSLVRTQMERTYQLFLRRVARGRSLSINDVDSVGGGRVWSGQQALERGLVDEIGGFEQAVAAAATAATIEDIDSVELVYYPRREKLGERLSRLRGSVVSTVKLPPLLGRLAELVEPAAALRPGVQLLSPALPVIN; from the coding sequence ATGCGCATCAAGAAACGATGGATCGTGCTTGGATTGCTGGCACTGGCTGTTTTCGTCCTTCTCCGCGACTCGGAGCCGGACGTACCCAGGGGCAGCTATCTCGTGATCGACCTCGAGGGCACCTACGCCGAGCTCCCGCCCGGACGTGACGCCCTTGACCGGCTGCTCGACGACCGGCCGGCTTTTCTCGACCTGCTCGCCACCCTGCGCAAGGCCCGCCACGACGAGCGCATCGACGGGGTGCTGCTGCGCGTGCAGGACACCCAACTGGGCTGGGCGCAGGCCCAGGAAATCCGTACGTCGCTGGCCGGCCTGCAGGACGCCGGTAAGAAAGTCGTGTCGCTGCTCGACAGCGGGTCGTTCGGCAGCAACAGGGAGTACTTCATCGCTTCGGCGGCAGACGAGTTGTACCTGCCCCCAGGATCCTCGGCCATGCTCAACGGCATGGCAGCGCACTTCGTCTTCCTGGGAGGCGTCTGGGAAAAGATCGACATCGACATGGAGGTCGAGCAGATCCGCGAATACAAATCGATGGGTGACATGATAGGCCGCAGGGGCATGTCGGCGGCCCACCGTGAAGCCGCTGACTTTCTGCTCGACGATCTCTATGGGCAGTTCGGCGTGTCCATCGCTTTGTCGCGCGGGCTCGAGCCCGGCGAGTTGCCCGCCGTGGTGGACGCGTGCCCGGCGTCGCCAGAAGCCTTCATGGATTCGGGCCTCGCCGACGGCGTGCGCCACATGGACCAGTTGCGCGAAAACCCAGCCGACGGCCCTTCCCCTCCCCTGGTCTACGAAGAAGACTACAGGCGCGTGAGTGCATCATCGCTCGGACTGGGCGGCGGCGAACGGGTGGCCGTCATCCACGCCGCGGGTAACATCGTGAACGGGGAGAGCAGGGCCGGTGGAGCGACCGGCGCGTCGGTTGGAGCCGACACCCTGGCGCGGGCTTTTGACGAGGCCCTGGCCGACGGCGTAAAAGCCATCGTGTTGCGCGTGGACAGCCCCGGCGGTTCGGCACAGGCGTCGGACCAGGTCTGGAGACTGGTGCGAGCCGCATCTCGAACGACGCCCGTGGTGGCTTCGCTCGGCAACATCGCGGGCTCGGGCGGGTACTACATGGCCTCTGGCGCCGACCGCGTGCTGGCCCAGGGAATGTCCATCACCGGATCGATAGGAGTGGTGCTGTTCAAGCCCAACGTGGCGGGCCTGCTGGGCAGGCTTGGCATAGGCAGCGAAACGCTCACCAGGGGCCGCTACGCGGGCCTGATGGACATCAGCAAGGGTTTTGACAGGGCCGAGCTATCGCTGGTACGCACGCAGATGGAGCGCACCTACCAGCTCTTCCTTCGGCGGGTGGCCCGGGGCCGGTCGCTGAGCATAAACGACGTGGACAGCGTGGGCGGCGGACGCGTGTGGAGCGGGCAACAGGCGCTCGAGCGGGGACTGGTAGACGAGATCGGCGGCTTTGAGCAGGCGGTAGCCGCCGCCGCCACCGCGGCTACCATAGAAGACATTGATTCTGTTGAGCTGGTTTACTACCCGCGCAGGGAAAAACTGGGCGAAAGGCTTTCGCGCCTGCGTGGATCGGTTGTATCCACCGTGAAGCTGCCGCCCTTGCTCGGGCGGCTGGCCGAGCTGGTGGAACCGGCCGCTGCTTTGCGGCCAGGCGTGCAGCTACTCTCCCCGGCGCTACCGGTGATCAACTGA
- a CDS encoding histidine triad nucleotide-binding protein gives MADCLFCSIGAGEVPAEKVYEDDQLFAIRDINPVAPLHLLLIPRKHIATILDFEDADSALVAGIYRLAARLAAENDLSDDGYRVVANCKSDGGQTVYHVHFHLLGGRAMAWPPG, from the coding sequence ATGGCGGACTGTCTTTTCTGTTCGATTGGCGCTGGTGAGGTCCCGGCCGAGAAGGTTTACGAGGACGACCAGCTGTTTGCGATCCGCGACATAAATCCGGTCGCGCCGCTGCACCTGTTGCTCATTCCCCGCAAGCACATCGCTACCATACTCGACTTCGAGGACGCCGATAGTGCACTGGTGGCTGGTATCTATCGCCTGGCGGCTCGCCTTGCCGCTGAAAACGACCTCAGTGACGACGGCTACCGCGTGGTCGCCAACTGCAAGAGCGACGGCGGGCAGACAGTTTACCACGTACACTTTCACCTGCTGGGCGGACGCGCGATGGCGTGGCCGCCGGGCTGA
- a CDS encoding PDZ domain-containing protein codes for MGVLNDGVLRSLKLQVAVYPAERIDRLAWQGLGLKLVERKEGPLAVSAVRENSPAAEIGIRPGDGISSLGGREVADRDAFRRRLAALRNSNAVLVSVVRGRNVYRVTLPLKREF; via the coding sequence GTGGGCGTGTTGAACGACGGGGTGCTGCGCTCGCTGAAACTGCAGGTAGCAGTATACCCAGCCGAGCGTATAGACCGGCTGGCGTGGCAGGGACTCGGGCTGAAGCTGGTGGAGCGCAAGGAAGGACCGCTTGCTGTTTCGGCGGTGAGAGAAAACAGTCCGGCGGCCGAAATCGGCATCAGGCCAGGCGACGGAATAAGCTCGCTCGGCGGCCGCGAGGTGGCCGACCGTGACGCGTTTCGCCGCCGGCTAGCGGCGCTGCGCAACAGCAACGCGGTACTGGTCTCGGTCGTAAGGGGGCGCAATGTCTACCGCGTAACGCTGCCCTTGAAGCGCGAGTTCTGA